A segment of the Aureliella helgolandensis genome:
AGCATCTTCAACCCGCGCCTCGGCAGTGGTAACTTCGCTCAACCAAGCCACGGCTGGGTTGGTCTCCATTGAACCGGTTGCAGTGAGGATATCACGCACCAATTGATCGTAGGGCTTATTGTCTTGAAAGCTGGATCTCAACCAATCATGAAAGGCGTAGGCAGCGAACTGTTGCCCGGGGGTGTCGTGGCGATTCCGCAGAATCGCGCTCCATTTTTTGGCAAAGAACTCTGCGTGGGCGGTGCTTGCCAACAAGCGTTCGACCAAGCTCTCAACCTTGTTAGGATCGCTGCTTTCAAGGTAGGCGAGCGATTCGGCGGCAGTCGGCAATCGGCCACACAGGTCCAGGGTTACGCGTCGAATGAAGGTTGAGTCATCGCATGCCTGCGAAGGTGGGATTCCCAATGTTTTCAGTTTGTCGAAGACGAAGCTATCGACCAAATTGATTGGTGTCGGCCAGGTTTCGATGGTTACCCCCAGTGGAATGCTCGCCCGAAATACAGCGACTTGACCTTGGTAGCGCGCCATAATGGCGACGTCGCCGGGGTTCTGTCCAAGTTGTACCAAACCGCGTTGATCGACTTGTGCAAGTTCGGAGTTGTTCGATTCAAAGAGCGCGGTTCGGGTAATGTCTTCGATCGATCCGTCTGAATAGTGGGCCAGCACCGCTAATTGCTGAGACTCGCCGCGTTCCAGTCGCCGCTCTGTTGGCAGCATTTCCACATGGGTGACTACCGGATCTGCATCGCTTCCGTAGGGCATGCCGCTACCGATCCAACGCTGCAGGATACGGTACTCGGGTGAATCGATTTGGATTCTCTGCCCGCCCCCATGAGGCGATTCGTTGGTGGCCTTTTGCAGGAGCAAACTTCTGGCGGGGACGGCCGGGAACACGCGGCGACCTCGCGATTCGTGCACTAGATGCTCGTAGTCCTCGCGTGGTTCAAATCCGAGCAGAGACAGCTTGAAACCAGCTTGCCCAGCAGCCTTGCCATGGCATCCACCGCCATTGCAGCCGTATTTGGTGAAGATTGGGGTGACTTGATTGGGGAAATTGACTGGCTGTGTCTCCTCCACGCCAGTCACGTGGATCGGCAAGCTAGCGGAGAGCGTTTCGGCTCCACTCGATTCCACGGCGTCCGATTGAGGATTTGTCCACGTAGCAACTAGTTCTCCAGCACCGGAGGCCAATGGTATAACGTAGCCCGTGTCATCCACACTCGCCAGATGAGGCGGAACGACTTGGTAGGTGACCGCGCGCGTCGCGTCGCGCTGCTGAACCTGGCCATCCTCCGAACGGGCGTTGAGCGTGAGTTGCAATTGCCAACGGGCATCGCGTCCTACGAGATGTAGCCCCGGAGGCACCTCAAGCTCGGGTGCTGGGGGGGAAGTGACGGGAGGCTGGGGAGGGGCGGTGTGAGGAGTGTTGAATTCGAGACGCACCGTTTCCGCAGTTGCAGCCGCGACCGGCCTCACGGGACCCGAGATCCATGACGATCCCAGGTACATCGCGAAGCCGAGCAGGAGTGTTTTGTGCATTAAATCAACTCACTTACTGGGCTGGCATCGACGAGGTACTGGGGGCGACCGGTCGGATCGACGATGGCGGTAGTGGCCGTATCAATCCCAAGGTTGTGATACAGTGTGGCGATGATTTCTTGGACATCCACGGGGCGTTCTGTGGCGTGTTCGCCGAGACGGTTGGTGGCACCGATGGCCTGTCCGGCGCGAATGCCTCCCCCGGCAATGTAGGCGCAACTTACTTGCGACCAGTGGTCTCGTCCGGCACTGGCGTTAATCTTTGGGGTGCGTCCGAATTCTCCCCAGACCACGACGGTCACATCATCGAGAATGCCTCGTTGGTCGAGGTCACTGATCAAGGCGCTGAGGCATTGATCGAGCTTGGTTCCATGATCACGGACGAGGTCAAAATTTTGGCCGTGGCTATCCCATCGACCGTAGCTGAGGCTGACGCAGCGGGCTCCGGCTTCGACCAAGCGACGCGCGATGAGGAGATGGTCGTTGCACGTTGGGGCACCATCGTACTGATACTTGTAAGGTTTTCCGTCACCATAGCGTTCAACGACTGCGGGGTCCTCTTGGGTTAGATCGAGAGCATCGAGCAATTTACTACTGGTTAGGACATCTAAGGCACGTTGGCCAAACGCGTCCATGCCTGCCATCATGCCGGAGGTGTCGATGTCGCGGCGAAGGTTGTCGAGGCTCGACAGCAATGCGCGGCGGTCGCGGAGGCGTTCGAGCGAAATGTCATTGAGTTTCATGTTGTCCATGCCCGGGCCATCGGGCTTGAACGGGGCGTAGCTGGTACCTAAAAATCCAGGCGTACCGGCGTCGGACCAAGGCGCGTGTTTGGCGGGGGCGGCTAGGCCAACGTAGGCGGGAACTGCCGGGTCAACGGCACCCTGCAATTTGGCGGCTGCGGAGCCAATAGAGGGGCGTCCCCCGAGGGCTTGCATCTCGGTGGAAATCCAGCCGGTCAAGCACTGAGACGATTCATGCCGATCCTTGCAACCGACGACCGATCGAATCACGGCAGCCTTGTCCATCATGGCAGCCAGTTTGGGGAACACCTCGCAAATTTGGATGCCTGGCACATTGGTGGGAATTGGACGAAACTCGCCACGGATCTCCGAAGGTGCCTCGGTCTTGATTTCCCACATGTCCTGGTGGGGTGGTCCCCCTGCCAGAAAGACATTGATGACCGCTTTATGTCCCAGTCCCGTAGTGCTCGATGGCGCCGAGCCTGCTGCCTGCTGCGATTCCGCCCGCAGGATGCTCGATAGTCCCAATCCACTGCCGCCGAAGGTCAGCCCTCCGATGGTTAGGAAACTGCGTCTGGAAAGTCCGCCACAGAGGCGATCCGGCTTGCCATACAATGTGAGCATAGCGATACCAATTCGGTAGAAGGTGGGAGTGGGAGGTGGGAGGCGGAATATCTACTATTCGCTTGCTCTATTGTGTGCATAAGTCCCCGTAAGATGCAAGCCTCTATCCCTGCATTCCCCTACCCATTCTTTCCGTTAGGCTCCTGTTCTCTACCCATGACAAAGGATTTCTCATGCCTCCTGAGCCTAAAACTGCGACCGCTCTGTACCGCGAGGTCGCGGGCGCGGCATGGCTTGGGTTGTCGATCGATTTGATGCTGGGAATTGTGAAATTGGTAGGAGGCATCCTAGGGCACTCGTTCGGCTTGATCGCTGATGCCGTAAATTCAATCGGTGATGTGATTTCGACGGTGGTGGTTCTTTTTGCCCTTCGCGTTGCCCAGCGTCCGCCCGATGACGAGCATCCCTACGGACACACGCGGGCCGAGGGCATTGCTGCATCCAATGTGGCAATCCTAATTATCATTTCCGCTCTATTCGTCGGATGGGAAGCTGTACAGCGTTTTTCTGAGCAGCATGAGATCCCTCCCGTCTGGACGCTTTGGATAGCTGCTGCCAACATCGTGATTAAAGAATCGCTCTATCACTACAAGGTACGGGTCGGCAAGCGCACCGGCTCAGCGGCCATCATCGCCAATGCTTGGGACCACCGCAGCGACGCACTCTGCGCGCTTGCCGTGTTGTTGGGATTGGCGGCGATCCGATTGGGAGGCCAGGACTTCATGTGGGCTGACGAGGCCGCATCACTGTTTGTCGTGGTAGCCATCGTCGGGTCGGGAATCCAGCTCTTCCGTAGCAGTGCCAATGAGCTCATGGACGTGCAAGCGGCGCCAGCGGTTGTCTCGGAGATCCGAGATGCGGCCATCAAGGTGTCCGGTGTCAAGAATGTGGAGAAGCTGTGGGTGCGGAAGTCGGGGCTAGAGTACTTCGCCGATATTCATATTCAAGTCGACGAGTATTTAACGGTCGCTGAAGGTCATCGGATCGGCCATCACGTGAAGGACTGCTTGCTGCACGACTTTGCAGCACTTCGCGACGTGTTGGTGCACCTCGAACCGTTTGTGGAAAGCGACGTTGGAGCACCCACTGTAGGTCGTGCGACGAGCGAGTGATGTGTTAGGTGCAGTGTCGTGTCGTGTTTAGTGGAGTCGTGTGCTTCTGATACGGGAGGCCTGTGTGTCGTCGCCCCTGCTCTGCTTGCTAGCGTGAGCGTCGCCGTGCTTTTCGCGACGACTGGCATCGATGCTAGCAAGTTCCTCAGGCTCAAAACGGAAATAAGGCTCGCTGGTTAGATGTTGCCAATGTCTCGCAACAAGGATAGCAACGCTCGGCGTTCGATCATCCCCAAGGGGACTCCGTTCTCGTCGACCACTACGCTACGAAGCATTGGGGTGCGCTGTAGGGTTTGCCAGATTTGGTCGGCGGTTGTTTCGGGAGTAAATCGAGCGATGTTGCAATTCATTAGATCACGTAAAGGGGTGTCTAGCTCTTTGCGTGAAGCCATGGCATTGAGGTAGTCGCGTTCCGAGACCATGCCGACCAATTGCTGGTTTTGATTGACAACACAAGCGCTGTCGGCATTAGAAGCCAGGAAGGATGCCAGACTGGTGCGAAAGGATTCTTGTTCTCCGTAGATGGCAATTGAAGTCGTCATGAGCTTGTCGGCTGTGGTGCCCTTCAAGTCAGTGAGATGGCTTTCGACCGATAGATCGCAAGTCTGCAGTTGTTGACGTTGGAGACTTGAGTAGCTTTGGGTTCGGTCGCGTCCCTCGCTTTTGGCTGCCAACAGGGCCCGGTCTGCTTGTTCAAGTAGAGCGGTGAGGTTTTCACAATGCCCCAACAAGGGACTGACTCCCATGGTCGTTCGTACCATCATCTTGGCACCGATCACATCGGCGGATCGGCTAGCGATCCGATTCCGCAGTTCCTCGGCAAATTGCACCGCTTGTGGCTCTTCGTAATCGGTGAGGAAAAGGCAGAACTCATCGCCTCCCAGACGCCCCGCGAGCTCCTGGTGCTGGCACATTTCCTTGATGATGCTACCCACCAATCGCAGGACCTCGTCCCCTACGGCGTGCCCGTATTCGTCGTTGTACTGTTTGAAGAGATCGATGTCCATCATCAGGCATGAAGCGGGGCGGTTGCGCGCCATGGCTGCTTCAATGGCCGTTTGGCTTCGTTCCACAAAGGTCCGGCGGTTCAATAGACCGGTCAATCCATCGATTTCAGCAAGTTCGGTTTGGATTTGGAGCTGGCGAATCGCGTTTTCGGCATTCTGGATTCTGGCGAGAAACTCGTCTTCCTGAATGGGTTTGGACAGGAAGTCGTTGGCACCAGCAGCCATCGCTTCGGAGAGGTCGTCTCCTGAATCGCGTGAAGTTGCTATGAGGATATAGACATGTTCATTGCAAAGTTTCGCTCGGATGGACCGACATAAATCGAGCCCCGACATCTCGGGCATATTCCAATCGGTGACCACAATCGGCGGGCAATCGAATTCAGCTGCAGACCAGGCTCGAATTCCGTCCTCAGCTTGAGCGACCTGGTAACCAGATAATTCAAGCCATGCAGACATTAGCTTTCTTGTCGTGGGATGATCATCCACAACAAGCACTTGCGGCCGTTTCATGCCGGTTACAGGATCAACAGACATCTGCATGCTCAAGCTGTACTTTTACGATATCGGAAACTCTATTTAAAAATGCAGCAACGATGCGAGGATCAAAATGGGATCCACTTTCTTCGTCCAGGATGCTTAAGCATTGGTCTAACGAAAATGCTTTCTTGTAGGGGCGACGGCTACTCAACGCATCAAAGACATCTGCCACTGCAGTGATTCGTCCCTCCAGCGGAATGTTTTCACCACTCAGGCCCAGTGGATATCCCGTTCCGTCCCACCATTCGTGATGCGTTAATGCGATCGTGCGTGCCAAGGTGAGAGTCGGTGAACTGCAGACTTCCATGATCTGAGCACCAATGACCGCATGATTGGCCAACGACAGATTGAATTCGGTCGAAGGGGCACCCAGTACTTGGCCACCATATCCGCAGTGCTTTTGAATTTTGTCGATTTCCTCTTCGTTCAGCTTCCCTTCTTTTCGAAGGATGGAATCAGGAATTCCGATCTTTCCGACATCGTGAAGGGTCGCCGCTTGCTGCAGCCTTGCAATATGCTCTGGAGGCATTCCCAATTCATCCGCAATAATCGCCGCATATTTTCCAACGCGGACAATATGAGCGCCGGTGTCGCTATCGCGAAACTCGGCCGCGCGGGCCAAGCAGTGAATCAGTTCATTTTGCGATTGCTCCAGTTCCACAGTACGCTGGTCGACCTGGGCTCGCAAATCGTCCTCGTAAGATTTCACCAGTAGGCTGTTGCGAACGCGCGGAAGCAATTCATCGACGTCGATCGGCTTAGTCAAGAAGTCGGTGGCTCCCAATCGGAGCGCTTGATTCTTTAGGTCGCGGCTATCGGCACCTGTAAGGATAAGGATAGGTAGTCGCTGGGTTTCTGGTTCCGCCCGCAACGCTTGTAGGATCTCTAAGCCACTGATGCCCGGCATCATGATGTCGAGCAGTAACACGTCAGGATTCGCATTACGGATCGCAGTCAATGCTTCCGCTGGATCGGACAAAGTGATGAAGTTGAGATATCCAGCTGTCTCAAGGTGAGCACGCGCAACCCTAATGTTAATTGGGATGTCGTCAATGATCATAATCGTTGACGACGTCAATTCGCTGATGGTGGCGAGCATCTTGGGCCTACGAGTCCCGAAAGCGGAAGAGATTCGAATGTTGTTCTTGGGATGTAGTGAACACTAGCTCAGAGTTCGAGGGGATGCGGTGAAATGATTCAACATACTTGGGGAGTGGCTGTAATTTGTTGGGTCAATTCGCCCAGCACAGCCAAGGATTCTTCGATGTCGGTCAGGTTTTCTTCTTTGGCTGCATCCCAGAGGTGGACTGATGGATCGGTTAGAGCGGCAAATCCGGCTGTACCCCCAGCCCCCTTCAGCCCATGCGCTAACTGAGTTAAGGCTTCGAAATCTCGCTTGACATAGGCCGTCTGCATATCGTGCACATGACTATTGAGGAAACCCACAAATTCTTCCACAATCTCTTGGTAGATCGGGATCTCCAGAGGTAGGGTGGATTTGAGTTGTGCGGGAGAGTACTTAGCGGAACTTGGCGGTGTGACAGGCTCAGAGGTGGGAGGGGGGAGATTGGCGACCGAGCCAGGTTTACCCTGGCAAAGCAAATTGCGAACGGTGCTTAGCAAGACGGCGGCCCGAATCGGTTTGGTCAAGTAATTCGAGCAACCGGCGGCCAAGCACTTCTCTTCATCCCCTTTCATGGCGTGTGCGGTGAGAGCTAGGATGGGGGTTGTGATTCCCTCCTCTCGGATTTTGGATGCTGCGGTATATCCGTCCATCACGGGCATTTGCATATCCATCACAATCAGGTCAAACGGCTCGCGCCGCGCCGTCTGGACTCCCAGCCAGCCGTTTTCGGCAGTCGTTACCGAAACGCCCGCATCCTCCAGCATGATCTTCACCAGCTTGCGATTGATCTCGCCATCTTCAACCAGCAGGACTGAACTCGCGGGCAAGCGAATTGTTTCGACGGGGATAGAGTCGAGAGTCCCCATCAGAGCATCAGCAGGCGGAGCGACGAGCAAGTCCACGTTGTGGAGTGGACCTGTCTTCACCTTCAAAATAAAGACACTCCCCTGCCCTTCCTGGCTCTCTACCTGCAGCTCACCTCCAAGTGCCGATGATAACCTGCGAGAAATAGCCAGACCCAAGCCGGTGCCACCATAGCGTCTAGTGACTGAGTTGTCGGCTTGGGCGAATTGGCTGAAGATCCGCGATTGCTTTTCGCTAGGAATGCCAATACCAGTATCGATGACTCGAATCGTTAACGTTTCAGTGGAAGGGTCGAGTTCGGCATTGATCCTCACAGATCCTTCAACCGTGAATTTGATCGCATTGCCCACTAGATTCATCAGCAATTGTCGTAGCCGTCCGCCGTCGGTTACGATCGATTCGGGAACTTTGCTCTTCCACTCATATCGCAGCTCCAGTCCCTTTTGTTGTGCTTGCGCTCGCATTACGCTGACGACTTGGTTCAGCACATCGTGGGGTGAGCAAGGAGAGAGTTCGACCTCCAATTGTCCTGCTTCGATCTTGGAAAGATCCAAAATGTCATTGATCAAGGCCAGTAGGTGCTGACCACTGGAGGAGATTGTTTCCAGGTAGTCTTGGCGGAGTGCTGGATCCGCACTGGCGGAGGATTGAGTCAGAAGTTCGGCAAAACCCAGGATGCCGTTGAGAGGTGTGCGGATTTCGTGACTCATGTTCGCAAGAAATTCGCTCTTCGCTCGACTGGCCGCTTCTGCTTCATCGCGAGCGACTACCAAAGCGTCTTGCACGATTTGGCGATTTTCGATTTCCTGTGTCAATTGTGCGGTGCGTTGTTGCACGCGATCCTCTAGGCGGTTGTTCGCCGATTGCAGGGCTGCTTTGGAAGATTGGATTTCGTCCAGCATGCTGTTGAAGGTGACGCCCAGTTCGCCCAATTCGTCGTTGGACTGTGGGGAGACCCGGATCGCAAAGTCTTTTCCCTCCTTTACCGATTTTGCTGCAAGGGCTAAATCCTTAACCGGCTCTGAAATGGAGCGTTGCAGCAGGAACGACATCGCCCCAGCGCCTGCCAAGGATAGTAGCATGATCCCAGCGCCAATCAGTAAATAGCGACGAATATGAGCGTATAGATCCGACATGTTGGCCAACACGTAAATGGATCCGATCTGCTCTTGCTCATCGGTGATTGGATGAAAGACTTCGATGCCCTTGTCTGTGATGCGATAACCGCTGGGGAGTGATTCCGTTTGGCGAACTGCAGAATTGGGGGTGGAGCTGAACTCTGCAAATAATTTTCCCGTGTCGTCATACACGCACACGTATTCGACTGTTGGATACATTGCCATTGAAGCAAGTAGTTCACCGGCGGCTGCCTGGTCCTGAAATGTCAGCACACCGGTGCTATTGAACGCCAGCATCTTGGCTTGGGATTCCAACTGGTCGACTTTGGATTGGCGAATAAACTGCAAGTCATGTGCGGCCATACCAGCAAAGCCGATAAGCAGTGCAAGTACCGCCGAGGTGGAGGCAAGGATAAAGAGCTTGGTCTTAATCGACACATTGCGCAGCAACTGGGACGGTGTTTTCGGGACGAAGTGATGCGACGTCTTTGAATGGCAATCGCTCAAGATATCAGGGGCTTTGGCTAGGGCTATGGGGTTGCATTCTAGTTCCTTGGCGTAGTAATCTCGCGTCCATTGCAAGTTGTTTACGTTTCGCTTCCTCTAGGTTGATCTCAAATTGAATCTGCCCATTGGATTCCACGAAGTTGACCACGGTCCCGTTGGGACGCGAGGAGGATTCG
Coding sequences within it:
- a CDS encoding cation diffusion facilitator family transporter, whose translation is MPPEPKTATALYREVAGAAWLGLSIDLMLGIVKLVGGILGHSFGLIADAVNSIGDVISTVVVLFALRVAQRPPDDEHPYGHTRAEGIAASNVAILIIISALFVGWEAVQRFSEQHEIPPVWTLWIAAANIVIKESLYHYKVRVGKRTGSAAIIANAWDHRSDALCALAVLLGLAAIRLGGQDFMWADEAASLFVVVAIVGSGIQLFRSSANELMDVQAAPAVVSEIRDAAIKVSGVKNVEKLWVRKSGLEYFADIHIQVDEYLTVAEGHRIGHHVKDCLLHDFAALRDVLVHLEPFVESDVGAPTVGRATSE
- a CDS encoding diguanylate cyclase — protein: MQMSVDPVTGMKRPQVLVVDDHPTTRKLMSAWLELSGYQVAQAEDGIRAWSAAEFDCPPIVVTDWNMPEMSGLDLCRSIRAKLCNEHVYILIATSRDSGDDLSEAMAAGANDFLSKPIQEDEFLARIQNAENAIRQLQIQTELAEIDGLTGLLNRRTFVERSQTAIEAAMARNRPASCLMMDIDLFKQYNDEYGHAVGDEVLRLVGSIIKEMCQHQELAGRLGGDEFCLFLTDYEEPQAVQFAEELRNRIASRSADVIGAKMMVRTTMGVSPLLGHCENLTALLEQADRALLAAKSEGRDRTQSYSSLQRQQLQTCDLSVESHLTDLKGTTADKLMTTSIAIYGEQESFRTSLASFLASNADSACVVNQNQQLVGMVSERDYLNAMASRKELDTPLRDLMNCNIARFTPETTADQIWQTLQRTPMLRSVVVDENGVPLGMIERRALLSLLRDIGNI
- a CDS encoding ATP-binding protein codes for the protein MQWTRDYYAKELECNPIALAKAPDILSDCHSKTSHHFVPKTPSQLLRNVSIKTKLFILASTSAVLALLIGFAGMAAHDLQFIRQSKVDQLESQAKMLAFNSTGVLTFQDQAAAGELLASMAMYPTVEYVCVYDDTGKLFAEFSSTPNSAVRQTESLPSGYRITDKGIEVFHPITDEQEQIGSIYVLANMSDLYAHIRRYLLIGAGIMLLSLAGAGAMSFLLQRSISEPVKDLALAAKSVKEGKDFAIRVSPQSNDELGELGVTFNSMLDEIQSSKAALQSANNRLEDRVQQRTAQLTQEIENRQIVQDALVVARDEAEAASRAKSEFLANMSHEIRTPLNGILGFAELLTQSSASADPALRQDYLETISSSGQHLLALINDILDLSKIEAGQLEVELSPCSPHDVLNQVVSVMRAQAQQKGLELRYEWKSKVPESIVTDGGRLRQLLMNLVGNAIKFTVEGSVRINAELDPSTETLTIRVIDTGIGIPSEKQSRIFSQFAQADNSVTRRYGGTGLGLAISRRLSSALGGELQVESQEGQGSVFILKVKTGPLHNVDLLVAPPADALMGTLDSIPVETIRLPASSVLLVEDGEINRKLVKIMLEDAGVSVTTAENGWLGVQTARREPFDLIVMDMQMPVMDGYTAASKIREEGITTPILALTAHAMKGDEEKCLAAGCSNYLTKPIRAAVLLSTVRNLLCQGKPGSVANLPPPTSEPVTPPSSAKYSPAQLKSTLPLEIPIYQEIVEEFVGFLNSHVHDMQTAYVKRDFEALTQLAHGLKGAGGTAGFAALTDPSVHLWDAAKEENLTDIEESLAVLGELTQQITATPQVC
- a CDS encoding DUF1549 domain-containing protein; the encoded protein is MHKTLLLGFAMYLGSSWISGPVRPVAAATAETVRLEFNTPHTAPPQPPVTSPPAPELEVPPGLHLVGRDARWQLQLTLNARSEDGQVQQRDATRAVTYQVVPPHLASVDDTGYVIPLASGAGELVATWTNPQSDAVESSGAETLSASLPIHVTGVEETQPVNFPNQVTPIFTKYGCNGGGCHGKAAGQAGFKLSLLGFEPREDYEHLVHESRGRRVFPAVPARSLLLQKATNESPHGGGQRIQIDSPEYRILQRWIGSGMPYGSDADPVVTHVEMLPTERRLERGESQQLAVLAHYSDGSIEDITRTALFESNNSELAQVDQRGLVQLGQNPGDVAIMARYQGQVAVFRASIPLGVTIETWPTPINLVDSFVFDKLKTLGIPPSQACDDSTFIRRVTLDLCGRLPTAAESLAYLESSDPNKVESLVERLLASTAHAEFFAKKWSAILRNRHDTPGQQFAAYAFHDWLRSSFQDNKPYDQLVRDILTATGSMETNPAVAWLSEVTTAEARVEDAAQLFLGQRLQCANCHHHPFEKWSQTDYFQMVAFFSKVTRKEGPTPEQPRFVSRVGGASAPHPKTGAPLPPVGLDAEPEPIAELDDPRENLVDWMVAHDNPYFARALVNRYWKHFFAVGMVEPEDDMRVTNPPSNPELLDALAESFASSGYDLKALMRLICTSNTYRRSSDANEHNLGDHSYARYYPKRLSAEVLLDAVDEVLLTHTSYAGMPVGTRAVSLPDTSFNSYFLDVFGQPDSATACECERSQETTLAQSLHLLNSKEIQSKLSDDAGLAANYANSSDGVARNVEQLYLSAFSRRPTAVELQTAVQYLENKSDQLRQAYEDLVWAVLNSKEFVFNH
- a CDS encoding HD domain-containing phosphohydrolase translates to MIIDDIPINIRVARAHLETAGYLNFITLSDPAEALTAIRNANPDVLLLDIMMPGISGLEILQALRAEPETQRLPILILTGADSRDLKNQALRLGATDFLTKPIDVDELLPRVRNSLLVKSYEDDLRAQVDQRTVELEQSQNELIHCLARAAEFRDSDTGAHIVRVGKYAAIIADELGMPPEHIARLQQAATLHDVGKIGIPDSILRKEGKLNEEEIDKIQKHCGYGGQVLGAPSTEFNLSLANHAVIGAQIMEVCSSPTLTLARTIALTHHEWWDGTGYPLGLSGENIPLEGRITAVADVFDALSSRRPYKKAFSLDQCLSILDEESGSHFDPRIVAAFLNRVSDIVKVQLEHADVC
- a CDS encoding DUF1501 domain-containing protein, translating into MLTLYGKPDRLCGGLSRRSFLTIGGLTFGGSGLGLSSILRAESQQAAGSAPSSTTGLGHKAVINVFLAGGPPHQDMWEIKTEAPSEIRGEFRPIPTNVPGIQICEVFPKLAAMMDKAAVIRSVVGCKDRHESSQCLTGWISTEMQALGGRPSIGSAAAKLQGAVDPAVPAYVGLAAPAKHAPWSDAGTPGFLGTSYAPFKPDGPGMDNMKLNDISLERLRDRRALLSSLDNLRRDIDTSGMMAGMDAFGQRALDVLTSSKLLDALDLTQEDPAVVERYGDGKPYKYQYDGAPTCNDHLLIARRLVEAGARCVSLSYGRWDSHGQNFDLVRDHGTKLDQCLSALISDLDQRGILDDVTVVVWGEFGRTPKINASAGRDHWSQVSCAYIAGGGIRAGQAIGATNRLGEHATERPVDVQEIIATLYHNLGIDTATTAIVDPTGRPQYLVDASPVSELI